Proteins from a genomic interval of Gaiellales bacterium:
- a CDS encoding M20/M25/M40 family metallo-hydrolase, whose amino-acid sequence MIDTSLHQEAIGLTQDLIRVDSSNPPGNETPAALVLKTYLEANGLECELIARDPDRANLVARIPGKGTGPSMALVGHTDVVPADAQDWKRPPFSGEVDDDGYLWGRGAVDMKNETATRAVAMAALAREGFQPNGDLLYIAEADEEDGTHPVGMVWLVQERPDLATDYALNEGGGDRTVLADGRVVIPICVGEKACLPTMVTALGEAGHASTPTAGANAVPRLATLIQRLAAYRPERRALPESAAMLESLVGPIGNDLDAAIERALPLHPSFPDVIPALFGATLAPTRLYGSSARNVMPGRASVEVDCRVLPGDTPERLERELRTALGNDIPYEIEFVEDPVGGTVAPVDTELYRVCQEFFDERDPGAVLMPMISTGFTDSHFIRQAFGTVAYGLWPVRTTPTEVLSSGIHNRDERIHVDDLAYGLDFTLYACRKMGALTR is encoded by the coding sequence ATGATCGACACCAGCCTGCACCAGGAGGCCATCGGCCTCACCCAGGACCTGATCCGCGTCGACAGCTCCAACCCGCCCGGCAACGAGACGCCGGCGGCGCTGGTGCTGAAGACCTACCTGGAGGCGAACGGGCTCGAATGCGAGCTGATCGCCCGAGACCCGGACCGCGCAAACCTGGTCGCGCGGATTCCCGGGAAGGGCACCGGCCCGTCGATGGCCCTGGTCGGGCACACCGACGTCGTTCCGGCCGACGCGCAGGACTGGAAGCGCCCCCCGTTCTCGGGCGAGGTCGACGACGACGGCTACCTGTGGGGCCGCGGCGCCGTCGACATGAAGAACGAGACGGCCACCAGGGCCGTCGCCATGGCGGCGCTGGCGCGGGAGGGCTTCCAACCCAACGGCGATCTGCTCTACATCGCCGAGGCCGACGAGGAGGACGGTACGCACCCGGTCGGCATGGTCTGGCTGGTGCAGGAGCGACCGGATCTCGCCACCGACTACGCGCTGAACGAGGGCGGCGGCGACCGCACCGTGCTCGCCGACGGCCGCGTCGTCATCCCGATCTGCGTCGGAGAGAAGGCCTGTCTGCCGACGATGGTGACCGCGCTTGGCGAGGCCGGCCACGCCTCGACCCCGACGGCGGGAGCGAACGCGGTGCCGCGGCTGGCGACGCTGATCCAGCGGCTCGCTGCCTACCGCCCCGAGCGCCGGGCGCTTCCCGAGTCGGCCGCGATGCTCGAGAGCCTCGTCGGCCCGATCGGCAACGACCTGGACGCGGCCATCGAGCGTGCGCTGCCGCTTCACCCCAGCTTCCCGGACGTGATACCGGCACTGTTTGGGGCCACGCTCGCGCCCACCCGACTGTACGGCTCCAGCGCACGAAACGTCATGCCGGGCAGAGCCAGCGTCGAAGTCGACTGTCGTGTGCTGCCGGGCGACACGCCGGAACGGCTGGAGCGCGAGCTGCGGACGGCGCTCGGAAACGACATCCCGTACGAGATCGAGTTCGTCGAGGATCCCGTGGGAGGCACCGTCGCGCCGGTCGACACGGAGCTCTACCGCGTGTGCCAGGAGTTCTTCGACGAGCGCGACCCGGGGGCAGTGCTGATGCCGATGATCTCGACCGGCTTCACGGACTCGCACTTCATCCGCCAGGCGTTCGGCACGGTGGCGTACGGCCTGTGGCCGGTGCGGACGACGCCCACCGAGGTGCTCTCGTCCGGCATCCACAACCGCGACGAGCGCATCCACGTCGACGACCTCGCATACGGCCTCGACTTCACGCTGTACGCCTGCCGGAAGATGGGCGCACTCACCCGCTGA
- a CDS encoding phage holin family protein, whose amino-acid sequence MAWQRGNRLQRLVFTWAISAVALGVAAWLVGRVTYTSYGALAVAGLVFALVNAYLKPLLIMLGIPFIIITLGIGLFLINMALVWLTAAVVPGFDASGFWPIAKAAIVVWLVNMLLQGFWPDDRRRGGAVYLGPVG is encoded by the coding sequence ATGGCATGGCAGCGCGGCAACCGGCTTCAGCGCCTGGTCTTCACGTGGGCGATCAGCGCCGTCGCACTCGGCGTTGCCGCCTGGCTGGTCGGCCGCGTGACCTACACGAGCTACGGCGCGCTGGCGGTCGCGGGGCTCGTCTTCGCACTGGTCAACGCGTACCTGAAGCCGCTGCTGATCATGCTCGGGATCCCGTTCATCATCATCACGCTCGGAATCGGCCTGTTCCTGATCAACATGGCGCTGGTCTGGCTCACCGCGGCGGTCGTTCCCGGCTTCGATGCCTCGGGGTTCTGGCCGATCGCGAAAGCGGCGATCGTGGTCTGGCTGGTCAACATGCTGCTGCAGGGGTTCTGGCCCGACGACCGCCGCCGTGGCGGCGCGGTGTACTTGGGGCCTGTCGGCTGA
- a CDS encoding aldo/keto reductase, with product MTSLGHTALGSWSGGQHMRFGVPIGDQRMARLLRPGDDVSTVITADVYGTGDADRDVGAALRGLDRSSYRLVGMVGHDFTTGERAGAKGFPRFTDPSLRAPQDYAAYLRAATEASLERCGVDRFDVLLLHNPDHTGYTSPAVWDAMAALRDAGLAGAIGVAPGPANGFTLDVISCLERFGDRIDWAMLILNPFEPWPGRLALPACERAGVRVIARVVDYGGIFWDDVVDEEGFPEHDHRRFRPAGWVAEARAKLERIRPIGERHGLTPLQLAAAWTLAQPPVACVAPTLIQEAGHDARPVEEKRRELASVPEPPPLTADELRSIDAVGDNTGCMALKGGSPAHEGDARADAWPLDDDLRSTAARWGIQPERDLVMAHA from the coding sequence ATGACCAGTCTCGGCCACACGGCGCTCGGCTCGTGGAGCGGCGGTCAGCACATGCGGTTCGGCGTGCCGATCGGCGATCAGCGGATGGCCCGGCTCCTGCGCCCCGGCGACGACGTCTCGACCGTCATAACCGCGGACGTCTACGGAACCGGCGATGCCGACCGCGACGTGGGCGCGGCGCTGCGTGGTCTCGACCGGTCGAGCTACCGCCTGGTGGGCATGGTCGGGCACGACTTCACGACCGGCGAGCGCGCCGGAGCCAAGGGCTTCCCCCGCTTCACGGATCCCTCGCTCCGCGCCCCGCAGGACTACGCCGCGTACCTGCGTGCGGCCACCGAGGCCAGTCTCGAGCGGTGCGGCGTCGACCGCTTCGACGTCCTGCTGCTCCACAACCCCGACCACACGGGCTACACCTCGCCGGCGGTCTGGGACGCCATGGCAGCGCTGCGCGACGCCGGGCTGGCCGGCGCGATCGGGGTTGCGCCGGGCCCGGCCAACGGCTTCACCCTGGACGTCATCTCCTGCCTGGAGCGGTTCGGCGACCGCATCGACTGGGCGATGCTGATCCTGAACCCCTTCGAACCGTGGCCTGGCCGGCTCGCGCTCCCGGCCTGCGAGCGGGCCGGCGTGCGGGTGATCGCGCGGGTCGTGGACTACGGCGGGATCTTCTGGGACGACGTCGTCGATGAGGAAGGGTTCCCGGAGCACGATCATCGCCGGTTCCGGCCGGCCGGCTGGGTCGCGGAAGCGAGGGCGAAGCTCGAGCGCATCCGGCCGATCGGCGAGCGCCACGGCCTGACGCCGCTCCAGCTCGCCGCAGCCTGGACACTGGCCCAGCCGCCGGTCGCCTGCGTCGCGCCCACGCTGATCCAGGAGGCCGGCCACGACGCACGGCCGGTCGAGGAGAAGCGGCGCGAGCTGGCGTCGGTGCCGGAGCCCCCGCCGCTCACCGCGGACGAGCTGCGGTCGATCGACGCGGTCGGCGACAACACCGGCTGCATGGCACTCAAGGGCGGGTCTCCCGCACACGAGGGCGACGCACGGGCCGACGCGTGGCCGCTCGACGATGACCTGCGCTCTACCGCAGCGCGCTGGGGCATCCAGCCCGAGCGCGACCTGGTGATGGCCCACGCCTAG
- a CDS encoding aldehyde dehydrogenase family protein, which yields MTATAAEGLLIAGDRVAAAEGRTFAVVNPATAEQLATVAEGGVEDIDRAVAAAVAAYERWGALSPVTRGRVMHRFAALVEEHAEELALLECRNVGMPISDARGQLAMIVDVIRYYAGAVDKFFGHTIPVERDGVAMTFREPIGVVGLITPWNFPLNIANWKIAPALAAGNTVVLKPASLTPLSVLRYAELAGEAGLPAGALNVVPGPGSTVGDALVGRPAVGKIGFTGSTEVGGSIARKAAATIKRVTLELGGKSACVVFADADLDKVGRLAPFAVFENCGQDCCARSRLIVERSVKDELVERYAATTRAMRVGMPEDPDTQVGPMISAGQRETVERYIRTGVDEGARIVTGGDRPNGELGRGFFLRPVVLDDATNQMTVAREEIFGPVVTVIPFDTEREAVEIANDTPYGLSGSLWTRDGARQLRVARALRTGVLGVNTNSSVFVQTPFGGYKQSGVGKELGMQALEHNTELKSVFISTE from the coding sequence ATGACCGCGACCGCCGCCGAGGGGCTGCTGATCGCCGGCGATCGCGTCGCCGCCGCGGAGGGCAGGACGTTCGCCGTGGTCAACCCCGCGACGGCCGAGCAGCTCGCGACCGTGGCGGAGGGCGGCGTCGAGGACATCGACCGGGCGGTCGCCGCGGCGGTTGCAGCGTACGAGCGGTGGGGCGCGCTGTCCCCCGTCACGCGGGGGCGGGTGATGCACCGGTTCGCGGCGCTCGTGGAAGAGCACGCCGAGGAGTTGGCGCTGCTCGAGTGCCGGAACGTCGGCATGCCGATCTCGGACGCGCGCGGGCAGCTCGCCATGATCGTCGACGTGATCCGCTACTACGCCGGCGCCGTCGACAAGTTCTTCGGGCACACGATCCCGGTCGAGCGCGACGGGGTGGCCATGACCTTCCGCGAGCCGATCGGGGTCGTCGGCCTGATCACGCCCTGGAACTTCCCCCTCAACATCGCGAACTGGAAGATCGCGCCCGCGCTGGCCGCGGGCAACACGGTCGTGCTGAAGCCGGCCAGCCTGACGCCCCTTTCCGTGCTGCGCTACGCCGAGCTGGCGGGCGAGGCGGGCCTGCCGGCCGGCGCGCTGAACGTCGTCCCCGGGCCGGGCAGCACCGTCGGCGACGCCCTGGTCGGGCGTCCAGCCGTCGGTAAGATCGGCTTCACGGGCTCCACGGAGGTGGGCGGGTCGATCGCCCGCAAGGCCGCGGCCACCATCAAGCGCGTGACGCTGGAGCTGGGCGGCAAGTCGGCGTGCGTGGTGTTCGCGGATGCCGACCTCGACAAGGTGGGGCGGCTGGCGCCGTTCGCGGTGTTCGAGAACTGCGGGCAGGACTGCTGCGCCCGGTCGCGCCTGATCGTCGAGCGCTCGGTCAAGGACGAGCTCGTGGAGCGCTACGCCGCCACGACCCGGGCGATGCGGGTCGGCATGCCGGAGGATCCCGACACACAGGTCGGGCCGATGATCTCGGCCGGGCAGCGTGAGACCGTCGAGCGCTACATCCGCACGGGCGTCGACGAGGGGGCCCGGATCGTCACCGGCGGCGACCGGCCGAACGGCGAGCTCGGTCGGGGCTTCTTCCTCCGCCCGGTCGTGCTCGACGACGCCACCAACCAGATGACCGTCGCGCGCGAGGAGATCTTCGGACCGGTCGTGACGGTGATCCCGTTCGACACGGAGCGGGAAGCCGTCGAAATCGCAAACGACACGCCCTACGGGCTATCCGGATCGCTGTGGACGCGCGACGGCGCGCGGCAGCTCCGGGTGGCCCGCGCGCTCAGGACCGGCGTCCTGGGCGTCAACACCAACTCGAGCGTCTTCGTGCAGACGCCGTTCGGCGGCTACAAGCAGTCCGGCGTCGGGAAGGAGCTCGGCATGCAGGCGCTGGAGCACAACACCGAGCTGAAGAGCGTCTTCATCTCCACCGAGTAG
- a CDS encoding glutamine synthetase family protein: MAAIHDGGAHVTIDELRGEVEGGHIDTVLLVMTDMQGRLMGKRLHAPFFLSEIAEHGAEGCYYLLTVDVDMATVQGFQMGSWDTGYGDFVFKPDMATLRRVPWLEATALVVADLEWQDGRPVVASPRQILRRQLDRLAQRGWTANVGSELEFMLFRETYDEARAKRYHGLTGANPYNVDYSIFGTTVVEDVIRPIRLGMAAAGVPVEDSKGECNFGQHEVNFRYADALTMADNHSIYKNGAREIAWQHGSSISFMAKWDEREGNSCHIHCSFWDADGSLFPGEEGQGMSDTFRHFIAGQLAYTRELTYFFAPNVNSYKRFASGSFAPTTLVWDTDNRTCALRVVGHGNGLRLENRMPGADCNPYLAFAAMIAAGLKGIDEQLALEEPYRGNAYTAPPEKPRIPTSLRDAIAGLEGSELAREAFGGEVVDHYLHYARTEQRAFDAAVTDWEKFRGFERL; this comes from the coding sequence ATGGCCGCAATCCACGACGGAGGGGCGCACGTGACGATCGATGAGCTACGCGGCGAGGTCGAGGGCGGGCACATCGACACCGTCCTGCTGGTGATGACCGACATGCAGGGACGTCTGATGGGCAAGCGGCTGCACGCGCCGTTCTTCCTGTCGGAGATCGCCGAGCACGGAGCGGAGGGGTGCTACTACCTGCTGACCGTCGACGTCGACATGGCGACCGTGCAGGGGTTCCAGATGGGCTCCTGGGACACCGGGTACGGCGACTTCGTCTTCAAGCCGGACATGGCGACGCTGCGCCGAGTTCCATGGCTCGAGGCGACCGCACTGGTGGTCGCGGACCTCGAGTGGCAGGACGGCCGGCCGGTGGTGGCCTCGCCACGCCAGATCCTGCGCCGCCAGCTCGACCGCCTGGCCCAGCGCGGGTGGACGGCGAACGTCGGCTCCGAGCTCGAGTTCATGCTGTTCCGCGAGACCTACGACGAGGCCCGCGCCAAGCGGTACCACGGCCTCACGGGTGCCAACCCCTACAACGTCGACTACTCGATCTTCGGCACGACCGTCGTCGAAGACGTGATCCGGCCGATCCGGCTCGGGATGGCGGCCGCCGGCGTCCCCGTGGAGGATTCGAAGGGCGAGTGCAACTTCGGCCAGCACGAGGTCAACTTCCGCTACGCGGACGCCCTCACCATGGCCGACAACCACAGCATCTACAAGAACGGCGCGCGCGAGATCGCCTGGCAGCACGGCAGCTCCATCAGCTTCATGGCGAAGTGGGACGAGCGCGAGGGCAACTCCTGCCACATCCACTGCAGCTTCTGGGACGCCGACGGGAGCCTCTTCCCCGGGGAGGAGGGGCAGGGCATGAGCGACACGTTCAGGCACTTCATCGCCGGTCAGCTGGCGTACACCCGGGAGCTGACGTACTTCTTCGCCCCGAACGTCAACTCCTACAAGCGCTTCGCGTCCGGGTCGTTCGCGCCCACGACGCTGGTGTGGGACACCGACAACCGGACGTGCGCGCTGCGCGTCGTCGGACATGGCAACGGCCTGCGGCTCGAGAACCGCATGCCCGGCGCCGACTGCAACCCGTATCTCGCATTCGCCGCGATGATCGCCGCCGGGCTCAAGGGCATCGACGAGCAGCTGGCGCTCGAGGAGCCATACCGTGGCAACGCCTACACCGCGCCGCCCGAGAAGCCGCGCATCCCGACCTCGCTGCGGGACGCGATCGCGGGACTCGAGGGCTCCGAGCTGGCGCGCGAGGCGTTCGGCGGTGAGGTGGTCGACCACTACCTCCACTACGCGCGCACCGAGCAGCGGGCGTTCGACGCCGCGGTCACCGACTGGGAGAAGTTCCGCGGCTTCGAGCGGCTGTAG
- a CDS encoding gamma-glutamyl-gamma-aminobutyrate hydrolase family protein (Members of this family of hydrolases with an active site Cys residue belong to MEROPS family C26.), whose product MHRNRPLIGITAYEVPASFSHWRDVASTMVPAGYAHAVAAAGGMPVVIPPFDGTSELLDRLDGLVLSGGSDIDPELYGQERRPETVGIVRRRDDSELELLHAALGRGTPVLAICRGMQLLNVACGGTLVQHLAESPGVVHKGPPGTFATHDVSVGGGTRLHGLVGDAVEVHSCHHQGIDRPGDGVVVTAHASDGVVEGIELDGERFAVGVLWHPEEHAELGGPLFRGLVEATQPAAAV is encoded by the coding sequence ATGCACCGCAACCGCCCGCTGATCGGCATCACGGCGTACGAGGTGCCGGCCAGCTTCTCGCACTGGCGTGACGTGGCGAGCACCATGGTGCCGGCCGGGTACGCGCACGCCGTCGCGGCGGCCGGTGGCATGCCGGTGGTGATCCCTCCGTTCGATGGCACGTCGGAGCTGCTCGACCGTCTGGACGGCCTGGTGCTCAGCGGTGGCTCTGACATCGACCCCGAGCTGTACGGGCAGGAGCGCCGGCCGGAGACCGTGGGCATCGTCCGCCGCCGCGACGACTCGGAGCTCGAGCTGCTGCATGCCGCGCTCGGACGCGGCACGCCGGTGCTGGCGATCTGCCGGGGGATGCAGCTGCTGAACGTGGCATGTGGCGGCACGCTGGTGCAGCACCTGGCCGAGTCGCCCGGCGTGGTGCACAAGGGCCCGCCCGGGACGTTCGCGACCCACGACGTCTCGGTGGGCGGCGGCACGCGGTTGCATGGGCTGGTTGGCGACGCCGTGGAGGTGCACTCCTGCCATCACCAGGGCATCGACCGCCCGGGCGATGGCGTCGTCGTGACCGCCCACGCGTCGGACGGGGTCGTCGAGGGCATCGAGCTCGACGGTGAGCGCTTTGCGGTCGGCGTGCTGTGGCACCCGGAAGAGCACGCGGAGCTGGGCGGTCCGCTGTTTCGCGGCCTGGTCGAGGCAACCCAGCCCGCTGCGGCTGTCTGA
- a CDS encoding response regulator transcription factor, which yields MTESIRILIAEDNALLRGVLRDALAEAGMTVVAEASDGAEAVTLAEQSTPDVVVMDMRMPNVDGIEATEQIARAAWAMPVVVLSAYDEPQMIEAALAAGATSCLKKGVGLDELIEAIRAAQRRPAG from the coding sequence GTGACGGAGTCGATTCGGATCCTGATCGCGGAGGACAACGCCCTGCTCCGGGGCGTTCTCCGGGACGCGCTGGCAGAGGCCGGCATGACCGTGGTGGCGGAGGCCAGCGACGGCGCCGAGGCTGTGACGCTGGCCGAGCAGTCCACGCCCGACGTGGTGGTCATGGACATGCGCATGCCCAACGTCGACGGGATCGAGGCGACCGAGCAGATCGCGCGCGCCGCCTGGGCGATGCCGGTGGTCGTGCTGTCGGCCTACGACGAGCCGCAGATGATCGAGGCGGCGCTGGCCGCCGGAGCGACGAGCTGCCTCAAGAAGGGCGTGGGGCTGGACGAGCTGATCGAGGCGATCCGCGCGGCACAGCGGCGGCCGGCCGGCTGA
- a CDS encoding PfkB family carbohydrate kinase, which translates to MSELVGVLGPATVDEITLGDGPAKRRPGGTPHYAGRALRAVGAMPVAIETGRLVSRLRHTASGTEQEIVTVPEPLLPEDARALLPRLAGCRWVLLGGQTAGDFPAETVQLLVDAGHLLCLDGQGLARGADAGPVSLRAIPAASLAGVAALKVNEAEAEASPGLDAAELLVTRAERGAVVTADGRRHVIAGSGRRLADPTGAGDTFGALYCLARTRGLGPAAAGRFAQDGVEQLYPAEQG; encoded by the coding sequence GTGAGCGAGCTGGTGGGAGTGCTCGGCCCGGCCACGGTCGACGAGATCACGCTCGGAGACGGCCCGGCGAAGCGCCGTCCGGGTGGCACGCCGCACTACGCCGGGCGGGCGCTGCGCGCGGTGGGCGCAATGCCGGTCGCGATCGAGACGGGCCGGCTGGTCTCACGCCTCCGGCACACGGCGTCGGGCACCGAACAGGAGATCGTCACGGTGCCCGAGCCGCTCCTCCCGGAGGACGCGCGAGCGCTGCTTCCCCGGCTCGCCGGGTGCCGGTGGGTGCTGCTCGGCGGACAGACGGCCGGCGATTTCCCGGCCGAGACGGTGCAGCTGCTCGTGGACGCGGGGCACCTTCTGTGCCTCGACGGACAGGGACTGGCCAGAGGCGCGGACGCCGGGCCGGTGTCCCTGCGCGCGATCCCGGCCGCGAGCCTGGCCGGGGTCGCCGCCCTCAAGGTGAACGAGGCCGAGGCGGAGGCCTCGCCGGGCCTCGACGCCGCCGAGCTGCTGGTCACGCGCGCCGAGCGCGGCGCCGTCGTGACCGCGGATGGTCGGCGGCACGTCATCGCCGGGAGCGGGAGGCGGCTGGCCGACCCGACGGGCGCCGGCGACACGTTCGGTGCGCTCTACTGCCTGGCCCGCACCCGCGGACTGGGGCCGGCGGCCGCGGGCCGGTTCGCCCAGGACGGGGTCGAGCAGCTGTATCCGGCCGAGCAGGGCTGA
- a CDS encoding histidine kinase, translating into MFRRRTGEANDRGVLLDHVLRTADAERQDLAHRLHDGPQQVMTAIRLVADGARHALEQGDVEGARAGLARLEQLAAEAADDLRRMSGGLHPVVMEQRGLLQALSSLVETLEAEHHVRASLGVDGTWPAGDPDRDTAIYQVARESCLEAARAGARSIEIALSASPGTVALEVRAHGCAGHERGTELLLQERAARIGGRLEVREGEPVGVRLTAPAR; encoded by the coding sequence ATGTTCCGCCGACGGACGGGTGAGGCGAACGATCGCGGCGTGCTGCTCGACCACGTCCTGCGCACGGCCGACGCCGAGCGACAGGACCTTGCGCACCGCCTGCACGACGGGCCACAACAGGTGATGACGGCGATCCGGCTCGTGGCCGACGGCGCCCGCCACGCGCTCGAGCAGGGAGACGTCGAGGGGGCGCGTGCCGGCCTGGCACGGCTCGAGCAGCTCGCGGCCGAGGCGGCGGACGACCTGCGCCGGATGTCCGGCGGCCTGCATCCGGTGGTCATGGAGCAGCGCGGGCTGCTGCAGGCGCTCAGCTCGCTCGTCGAGACGCTCGAGGCGGAGCACCATGTCCGCGCCTCCCTCGGGGTCGACGGAACGTGGCCCGCGGGCGACCCCGACCGCGACACGGCGATCTACCAGGTGGCGAGGGAATCGTGCCTGGAAGCGGCGCGCGCAGGCGCGCGGTCGATCGAGATCGCGCTCAGCGCGTCCCCGGGGACGGTCGCGCTCGAGGTGCGGGCGCATGGGTGCGCGGGTCACGAGCGCGGCACCGAGCTCCTGCTCCAGGAGCGAGCCGCCCGCATCGGCGGGAGGCTCGAGGTGCGGGAAGGCGAGCCGGTCGGGGTGCGGCTGACGGCGCCCGCGCGGTGA
- a CDS encoding response regulator transcription factor, which yields MSSSRDSETAEDRKTEQVRVLIVDDHAAVREGVKMILARDREIAVIGESSNGDAAIEMAERRRPDVILMDVRMRGMDGFEATRRITAAHPGMAVILYTAHGERGLLAEGLDCGARGYVLKDAPPDDIVRAVKRVAEGGAYVDPTLASELVSPKATERLPALSTREREILGLLANGYSNPEIASRLFISPETVRTHVRNAMTKLEADTRTQAVALALRYALID from the coding sequence ATGAGCTCCAGCCGGGATTCTGAGACGGCCGAGGATCGGAAGACCGAGCAGGTCCGGGTTCTCATCGTCGACGACCACGCGGCTGTCCGGGAGGGCGTGAAGATGATCCTCGCCCGCGACCGGGAGATCGCGGTGATCGGCGAGAGCTCGAACGGCGATGCCGCGATCGAGATGGCCGAGCGCAGGCGACCGGATGTGATCCTCATGGACGTGCGCATGCGCGGCATGGACGGGTTCGAGGCGACGCGCCGGATCACGGCGGCGCATCCGGGGATGGCGGTGATCCTCTACACCGCACACGGCGAGCGCGGACTGCTGGCTGAGGGCCTCGATTGCGGGGCGCGCGGCTACGTGCTCAAGGACGCGCCTCCCGACGACATCGTGCGCGCGGTGAAGCGCGTGGCCGAAGGCGGTGCATACGTGGATCCGACGCTCGCGTCCGAGCTGGTGTCTCCCAAGGCGACGGAACGGCTCCCGGCACTCTCCACGCGCGAGCGGGAGATCCTGGGACTGCTCGCCAACGGCTACTCCAACCCGGAGATCGCGTCCAGGCTCTTCATCAGCCCGGAGACCGTCCGCACGCACGTCCGCAACGCGATGACGAAGCTCGAGGCGGACACCCGGACGCAGGCGGTGGCACTGGCGCTCCGGTACGCGCTGATCGATTGA
- a CDS encoding cation diffusion facilitator family transporter yields MSTARRTALVSVLAALALTLTKLVVGLATSSLGILAEAAHSGLDAAAALLSLYAVGVAERPPDAQHQYGHGKAQNLAALTESVVLAGVAIWIGVEAVLRLRSGGGDVQAHWYAFVLLGGVLAVDAGRSILSYRVGRRERNAALVASALHFASDFAGTTAVIVGLVAVAAGYPRGDAVAALTVAVLVLVAALRLAARNVDTLMDRAPSGLTRMIEQAARAVPGVTDVRSVRVREAAGESFADVVIGVSRLAGLERSHQTMDDVEEAVRSRIGPAQVTVHVEPSAGGEAPNERVAAAALRVPGVVETHNITVLEGSDGRAITLHVRLDQDMPMREAADIVERLKDEIRTEFGVARVYAHVEPSALGAHPARDVAVEEPDVVAAATRAVRSLAGDAAEVVVYRQGERLLVVTSLPARAGQTVREAHNLASRVEDAVRDALDPVDDVIVEVLR; encoded by the coding sequence ATGTCAACCGCGCGACGCACGGCGCTGGTCTCGGTTCTGGCGGCGCTGGCCCTGACCCTCACGAAGCTGGTCGTCGGGCTCGCCACGTCAAGCCTCGGCATCCTCGCGGAGGCAGCCCACTCCGGCCTCGATGCGGCCGCCGCGCTGCTCTCGCTGTACGCGGTGGGCGTGGCCGAGCGCCCACCCGACGCCCAGCACCAGTACGGGCACGGCAAGGCGCAGAACCTGGCCGCGCTGACCGAGTCGGTCGTGCTCGCAGGCGTCGCGATCTGGATCGGCGTCGAGGCGGTGCTGCGGCTCCGCTCCGGCGGGGGCGACGTCCAGGCGCACTGGTACGCGTTCGTCCTGCTCGGTGGCGTGCTGGCCGTGGACGCGGGTCGCTCGATCCTGTCCTACCGCGTCGGCCGGAGGGAGCGGAACGCGGCGCTGGTGGCGAGCGCGCTGCACTTCGCGTCGGACTTCGCCGGCACGACGGCCGTGATCGTCGGCCTGGTGGCGGTCGCCGCCGGCTATCCGCGCGGCGACGCCGTCGCGGCGCTGACCGTCGCCGTGCTCGTGCTGGTTGCGGCCCTGCGCCTCGCGGCACGCAACGTCGACACGCTCATGGACCGCGCGCCGAGCGGCCTGACGAGGATGATCGAGCAGGCCGCACGGGCGGTGCCGGGCGTGACCGATGTGCGGTCGGTGCGCGTCCGCGAGGCCGCCGGCGAGAGCTTCGCGGACGTGGTCATCGGCGTGTCCCGGCTGGCGGGGCTCGAGCGCAGCCACCAGACGATGGACGACGTGGAGGAGGCCGTCCGCTCGCGGATCGGCCCCGCACAGGTCACGGTGCACGTCGAGCCCAGCGCGGGCGGCGAGGCGCCGAACGAGCGCGTCGCCGCGGCCGCCCTCCGCGTCCCGGGTGTTGTCGAAACGCACAACATCACCGTCCTCGAGGGCTCGGACGGCCGGGCGATCACGCTGCACGTCCGGCTCGACCAGGACATGCCGATGCGCGAGGCCGCGGACATCGTCGAGCGGCTCAAGGACGAGATCCGCACGGAGTTCGGCGTTGCGCGCGTGTACGCACACGTGGAGCCGTCCGCGCTCGGTGCGCACCCGGCGCGCGACGTGGCGGTGGAGGAGCCGGACGTCGTCGCGGCGGCGACGCGCGCCGTGCGGTCGCTTGCGGGGGACGCCGCCGAGGTGGTCGTCTACAGGCAGGGGGAGCGGCTGCTCGTCGTCACGTCGCTGCCGGCGCGGGCCGGCCAGACCGTGCGCGAGGCGCACAATCTCGCCAGCCGGGTCGAGGACGCCGTGCGCGACGCCCTCGACCCGGTCGACGATGTGATCGTCGAAGTCCTGAGGTAG